Proteins encoded within one genomic window of Thiothrix litoralis:
- the cysM gene encoding cysteine synthase CysM yields the protein MPYPTIEDFIGKTPLVRLQRLPGDTSNTILVKLEGNNPAGSVKDRPALSMIQRAEARGDIKPGDTLIEATSGNTGIALAMAAAIKGYKMVLIMPETMSAERRASMKAYGAELVLVSKEASMEGARDLAMQMEREGKGKLLNQFANEDNPLAHFHSTGPEIWRDTHGMVTHFVSSMGTTGTIMGTGRFLKSKNPDVQIVGVQPATQADQIPGIRRWTPEYLPEIFHRNEVDREIDMSQPEAEDTMRRLASEEGIFCGVSSGGAVAAALRLSKEVENATIVAIICDRGDRYISTGVFPA from the coding sequence ATGCCTTACCCCACTATCGAAGACTTTATCGGCAAAACGCCGCTGGTGCGTTTGCAACGTTTGCCGGGTGATACGAGCAATACTATTTTGGTCAAACTGGAAGGCAATAATCCCGCCGGTTCAGTGAAAGACCGCCCGGCACTGTCCATGATCCAGCGTGCCGAAGCGCGTGGTGACATCAAGCCCGGCGACACCCTGATCGAAGCCACCAGTGGCAATACTGGCATTGCCTTGGCGATGGCTGCCGCGATCAAGGGCTACAAAATGGTGCTGATCATGCCGGAAACCATGAGCGCCGAACGTCGCGCTTCCATGAAAGCCTACGGTGCGGAACTGGTGCTGGTGAGCAAGGAGGCGAGCATGGAAGGTGCGCGTGACCTCGCCATGCAAATGGAACGCGAGGGTAAGGGCAAGCTGCTGAATCAGTTCGCCAACGAAGACAATCCGCTGGCGCATTTTCATTCCACTGGCCCGGAAATCTGGCGTGATACCCACGGTATGGTGACGCACTTCGTCAGCAGCATGGGTACGACAGGGACGATCATGGGGACGGGGCGTTTCCTGAAATCGAAAAACCCGGATGTTCAGATTGTCGGGGTGCAGCCTGCCACGCAAGCCGACCAGATTCCCGGGATTCGGCGTTGGACACCGGAATACCTGCCGGAAATTTTCCACCGCAATGAAGTTGACCGCGAAATCGACATGAGTCAGCCGGAAGCGGAAGACACCATGCGCCGCCTTGCCTCGGAAGAAGGCATTTTCTGCGGGGTATCCTCCGGCGGGGCGGTCGCGGCAGCGCTACGTCTGTCCAAAGAAGTTGAGAACGCGACTATTGTTGCTATCATTTGTGACCGTGGCGACCGTTATATTTCCACGGGCGTGTTTCCGGCATAG
- a CDS encoding DUF3375 domain-containing protein, protein MDYSTLAHLRKHDTTWRLLTSPHAPLIISFLFAVFIKPNERSLPFDQASTQLDDYLFHLNDQYGADTFPKSARQYLDDWANGASPYLRKYYVQGRDIPQLDLTPGAEKAVEWLQGLQPRQFVGTESRLMTLYRLLQEIVQEAEQDPALKIAELEKQKAELERQIARIRSGLVEAADPTRIKERWFEAEDTARKLLADFRQVEYNFRTLDQDVRELIATSEKRKGELLDEIFEQQDYIRDSEQGRSFHAFWEFLMSPQRQHALESMTTAALQQEALREVDDRHFLPRIGFFLLEAGEKVFRTNAQLAEQLRKYLADQAWLEDKRILQLIRGIERTAVAMRNAPPDSRQFAVIDQPRLALDLVMERSLFQPKIKTVLAEVRLEEADACVDVQALYNQHWVDEARLRGNIRRLLHEHPQVSLQEVLQYAPLQQGLAELVAYLNLASKDVKALVDEAVEDVLPLGEAGRTVRLPRILFTR, encoded by the coding sequence ATGGATTATTCAACCCTCGCGCATTTGCGTAAGCATGACACCACTTGGCGCTTGCTGACCTCCCCGCACGCGCCCTTGATTATCAGCTTCCTGTTTGCGGTGTTCATCAAGCCCAACGAACGTTCCTTGCCGTTTGATCAGGCCAGCACGCAACTCGACGACTATTTGTTCCACCTCAACGACCAGTACGGCGCGGACACTTTCCCCAAAAGTGCGCGGCAATATCTGGACGATTGGGCGAACGGGGCAAGCCCGTACCTGCGCAAATACTACGTGCAAGGGCGCGACATCCCGCAACTGGATTTGACACCGGGGGCTGAAAAAGCAGTGGAATGGCTGCAAGGCTTGCAACCGCGTCAGTTCGTTGGCACCGAGTCGCGGCTGATGACGTTGTACCGCTTGTTGCAGGAAATCGTGCAAGAAGCGGAGCAAGACCCCGCGCTCAAAATCGCTGAGCTGGAAAAGCAAAAAGCCGAACTGGAACGCCAGATTGCCCGCATCCGTTCCGGTCTGGTAGAAGCGGCTGACCCGACCCGCATCAAGGAGCGCTGGTTTGAGGCCGAAGACACTGCCCGCAAGCTGCTGGCTGATTTCCGCCAAGTGGAGTACAACTTCCGTACCCTGGATCAGGATGTGCGGGAGCTGATTGCCACCAGCGAGAAGCGCAAAGGCGAATTGCTGGACGAAATTTTTGAGCAGCAAGACTACATCCGTGACTCCGAACAGGGGCGTAGTTTCCACGCCTTTTGGGAGTTCCTGATGTCGCCGCAACGCCAGCACGCCTTGGAAAGCATGACCACCGCAGCCTTGCAGCAGGAAGCCTTACGCGAGGTGGACGACCGCCACTTTCTGCCGCGTATTGGCTTTTTCCTGCTGGAAGCGGGCGAGAAAGTGTTCCGTACCAACGCGCAACTGGCAGAACAGTTACGCAAATACCTCGCCGATCAGGCGTGGCTGGAAGACAAGCGTATCCTGCAACTGATCCGAGGCATTGAACGCACAGCAGTAGCCATGCGCAATGCCCCGCCCGATTCCCGCCAGTTTGCTGTGATCGACCAGCCGCGTCTGGCACTGGATCTGGTGATGGAACGCAGCTTGTTCCAGCCAAAAATCAAAACCGTGCTGGCGGAGGTCAGGCTGGAAGAAGCGGATGCCTGCGTCGATGTGCAGGCGCTCTACAACCAGCATTGGGTGGACGAAGCCCGCTTGCGCGGTAATATTCGCCGCTTGCTGCACGAACATCCGCAGGTCAGCTTACAGGAAGTGCTGCAATACGCCCCGCTGCAACAGGGTCTGGCGGAGCTGGTGGCCTACCTGAACCTTGCCAGCAAAGATGTCAAAGCGTTGGTGGATGAAGCCGTGGAAGACGTGCTGCCCTTGGGCGAAGCCGGGCGCACGGTGCGCTTGCCGCGTATCCTGTTTACCCGCTGA